The Halomonas qaidamensis genome includes the window TCCCGCCGATGCCTTTCGCTATACCGGGGTAGACCTTTCACCCGCCATGGTGGCCAGGGCCAAGCAAACGTTTTTAGAAGAGTGCCCTGACCACGCCATGCAGGTTGAAGAAGCTGACATACGCACCCTTGAGTATGTGCCTTCTGGCATGATTATTCTCAATTTTACCCTGCAGTTTTTGCCACCCGCTGACCGCGATGCGCTGTTGAAGCGGCTTTTTGATGCCCTTGAGCCTGGCGGCGTACTGATTTTGTCGGAAAAAACTATTGATGCCGATGAGCGAGACAACGCTTGGCGTGTTGAGCGCTACCATGACTTCAAGCGCGCCAACGGCTACAGCGATATGGAAATCAGCCAAAAACGTACAGCGCTTGAAAACGTGCTGATTCCCGATACGCTCGACGCCCTACATGGCCGTTTAGCCCAAGCAGGCTTTCCCCGTTCGATGACGTGGTTTCAGTACTTGAACTTTACCTCGCTGATTGCCTTTAAGGAGGGTTAAGGTGGCGCTGTTACCCGATGACCATCGCGTGCTTTACCAAGCTTTTCTAGACCAAGCCAGCCAGGACGCCGCACTGACGCCGTGGCTTGCCAAACTGCCAGAACAGCTGGCAAACGGGCTAGACCGGCAGCGCCACGGCGACCTCTCTGCTTGGGAGAAAGCCGTTGCCAAACTGCCTGCCCTGCCCGAGGAACGCCATGTCGACCTCACCAGCGATACAGTCAGCATTGATGTTGCGTTGAGCGATAGCCAGAAGCGCCAATGCTTTAACCTGTTGCGCAAGCTTTCGCCCTGGCGCAAAGGGCCCTTTCGATTAGGCGGCATTGAGATTGATACCGAATGGCGTTCCGACTGGAAGTGGCAACGAGTTGCTCCACATCTTGCGCCGCTTAAATACCGTAAGGTATTGGATGTTGGTGGTGGCAGCGGCTACCACGCCTGGCGTATGGCTGGTGAAGGGGCGTCCTTTGTGTTGGTGATAGACCCGTCACCACGTTTTTATTGGCAGTTTCAAGCAGTGCGCCACTTTGTTGGTGAAGCCGACGGCGGACGCACCCAGTTTCTGCCAGTCGGCATTGAGGATGTACCAGAAAAGCTAGCCTTTTTCGATACGGTATTTTCCATGGGCGTGCTCTACCATCGCCCTTCACCTCTTGAGCACTTACAGCAGTTAAAAGAGGCGCTCGCGCCCGGTGGCGAATTAGTGCTGGAAACACTGGTGGTAGAAGGCGATGAGCAAACCGTGTTTGTGCCCGGCGAACGCTACGCAGCAATGCCTAATGTCTACTTCCTGCCCTCTTCAAAAGCACTCTGTCACTGGCTTACACGGTGTGGCTTTACCAATGTGCGCGTGGTCGACGAAGCGGTAACAACACTGGAAGAGCAACGCTCAACCGAGTGGATGACGTATCAGTCGCTTGCGGACTTTCTCGACCCCAACGATCCAACCCGCACCATTGAAGGCTACCCTGCTCCGCGCAGAGCAGTCATTATTGCCAATAAGCCCACCGCCGTGATTAGTTCGCCAACCTAGTGCTGACGGTTGTTGAGCCAATAGACCTTCATCTTCTTAAGATCACCAGCCAGCGGCCAAGATTCATCACGCTGGCCAACGAGGCAGCCACGTAAGTAAATGCACAGGCGGTAAGTACATGGCGGGCACCGGGCATGTCATAGGGAGGCACGTACTCTTTCAGCAGCGGCAGCGCGCGGTTAAAGCTGGCATCGAACTCGACGGGTAGCGTCACTAGATGGACCAGTGCGGCGGTGCCAAAGCTGATCACCGCCATCGCAATGACCACTGCCAGCCCACCAGGCAGCCTGGTAAGCACAAACAGAAAGGGCGCGGCCATCATTAAAATAGCACCCAACTTTTCTGCCTTTTGCGCTACTTGAACCAAGCGGCTTCTGGCTAGCAGGGGTGCGTAGCCTTCATGGTGTTGAATAGCGTGCCCAACCTCGTGGGCAGCGACGGTCACCGCTGTGAGCGAACGGCCATCATAATGCTCGGGGGTTAAGCGCACACAGCGCGATTCAGGATCATAATGATCGCCAAATTCGGTACGCTCAACGCTCACGCCTTCAACACCTAAACGACGCAAAAGATGCTCGGCAAGTTCCGCGCCAGTGCCAGGGTAATCATCCCGCCCACGGGTATGGCGTTTTAATACCCACTTTGCCCATAAATTGGGCAAAATAAAAATCGCCAACGCCAACACGATTAACACAATGAACATGGTCACACTCACCACTGATGAAGAACCTAATCTAACGACCCATTAACAAGTGTTTAGTTTTACCATGGCCACAAAACAGTCGCACTCACATTGAGCTAACTACTCGGGTTCATTGTGATGCGCTTCTACATCCCGCTGCACGGCCTGCAACCCTCTGGCAGAAATGTCACCTTTAGCGTGGGCATGCTCAGCAATCAAAATGCTGTCAGCGGCAAGCACTAGTTCACAGTCGGTATGGGCAAGTTCAGCGCGTAAGCGCTGAATTGCTTGCTCCCGTTTAGGATCTTTATCAACTCGGCGAATATAGATAGCTTTTATTCGCGTGGGATAGGCTTTTACCACCTCGGTATAAACCTCTGGGTCGTGCTGGCCGCTGTCGCCAATCAAAATACACGGCATATCGTGATAGAGCGCTAACATGCGGTCGATCAAATCACGCTTATGCGCTTCAGCCCGCCGTGGCCAGGGGCGGCGCAGAGAAATCCCCCACTCGCGTAGGAATAGAATAGGCCCCACAGGAATACGGTTAAGCTGAAAGAAGGTTTCCAGCATCTCATAGATAGCCCAGGGTCCTCGGGAAACATACAAAATAGGGCGTTCAGCTTTCTCTGTTTGCCCTCGATACAGCGCCTGATAAAGCGATGCCACCCCGGGGAAAGCCGTGCGACGATGAGGTTTACGGACAAACAAGCGGTACAGCATTTTGAGTTTTTCAGCGACACCGGTAAACATGACGGTATCATCAATATCACTGATAACCAGCAGATCTGCTTCGGGAGGCGGGACGTAAACTTCAACACTAGTTCGGATGGGTGAATGGCCGTCTGCATGAACCATGATATCGGCGCGATGCCAGGAAATATCGACCGGCAAGGCGGTGCTAATCGGTAAGTGGGCATCAAAATAGCCATCGCGGTCCGTGGTTAAACACAGCTGATTTTCACCAATGCGTATGTCTACTTTGGCATTGGCAAGGCCGCGTCGAAAGATACGCCGAGCAACATCGGCGGTGTCTCGCAACATACCTCGACGTGGTATCGCACGGCCTAGCGCGGCCTGGCGAAACACACGTCCCATCACAAACACTTCTTGCTGGGAGCCGTAGCCACGGTAAGGATGCACCATCATCCCCCCATGCCCACTGTCCCGCTTCATCGGTTTTGCAATAACGTGGGCAAGCCTTTTGGCAAAGCTTGCCCACTGGTGATACCACGCCATTAAGCGTGCTGACCTGAATGACGACCTTCCTGCAGCTCTTCCAGCAGTTTAGCGTTGAACGCATCTAGATCTTTTGGTGTCCGGCTAGTGACTAACCCGCTATCCACAACGACAGATTCGTCAACCCAATTAGCACCAGCATTGCGCAAATCTTGGGCTACGCTAGGTACAGAGGTCATTTTGCGACCTTTTACTAACTCTGCGTTAATTAATATCCAGGGGGCGTGACAAATTGCAGCCACTGGTTTGCCCGCTTGAAAGAAAGCTTTAACAAAGGCAAGCGCATCTTCATTAAGCCTAAGCTCATCAGGATTAAATAAACCGCCGGGAAGTACCAACGCATGGTAGTTAGATTCGTTGGCGTCAGCTAATGATGTGTCAGCTTCATACGTATCGCCCCAGTCTGTTTCTGCCCAAGCCCGAATAGCTTTACCGTCAACAGAAACAACATGTACCTCAACACCCTCTTTTTGTAAGGCAGCGCGAGGCACACTTAACTCAGACTCCTCAAACCCATTAGTAGCCAAAATAGCCACTCGTTTGCCATTTAGTGCTTGTTTCATCATGCTCTCCTTTTCGTGATGATCGAGACATCTACAACACCTACCCAGTGTGGCGCATCTTGTACTATCGTCAAGCAAAGATGTCCAAAAAAGCAAGTAACCGTGCGCTTAGACGTTATACAATACTGCTCCTATGCTGCTCACAATATAGCCTTGAAACCCTCCCACCTGTTGAGCAAAGCGCTCCTCGTGGGTAAGCACAAGGAACCCTTAAACCGCTGGCCTAACACAACCACGCTGGCCCAATTTGCCGCCTATAGCTACCTACGTTTCACCCTAAGGTGCATTACGTCAATTTTGCGTACACTATGCTAGCTAATGCACGTTAAGGTGAATAAATACACATGATGTCGGTTGTTAAAAACGATGCTGAATAACAAGAACGTTGGTGCAAGACATTATGCCTGCAAGTGATAACCCTTTTTCTACAGCGTTTGCGCTGATTCTAGGAATGGATCAGAGCCTCATCACTATTGTGATACTGTCGCTGCAGGTATCACTGATCGCGGTGTTAATCGCCAGCCTACTGGCGCTTCCATTTGGCGCCGCGCTCGCCCTGTGGCGATTCCCAGGTCGTAACCTTTTGATTGTGATTCTTAATGCACTAATGGGCCTGCCCCCAGTAGTTGCAGGCCTATGTGTTTATCTGCTGCTTTCCCGCGCGGGGCCACTAGGTCAGTTTGGGCTGCTGTTTACGCCAACGGCCATGGTTATTGCGCAAGTCATTTTGGTATTCCCGATTATTGCTGCCCTTACGCGCCAACAGGTAGAGACACTTCACAACGAGTACGCCGAACAGCTGCGCTCCCTTGGCCTGAATCAGCTACGGATGATGCCCACGCTGCTGTGGGACGCGCGCTTCGGACTATTAACCGTGATACTCGCAGGCTTTGGCCGCGCCAGCGCGGAAGTCGGTGCGGTGATGATTGTCGGTGGCAATATCGATGGCGTCACCCGCGTCATGACCACCAGCATTGTGTTGGAAACCAGTAAGGGCAACCTGCCCCTCGCGCTGGGATTAGGCATAGTACTGCTTAGCCTTGTCACGCTCATTAATGGATTAGCTCACACAGTCAGTGAAACGGCTAAGAGGCGGCTAGGATGAACGCGTCGGTTTTTCCACCGTCCCTTATGACGACCGTACCCACGCTGCATTTTGAACAGGTCAGCTTTGCGCACCGTGGCAACCGTTTGCTCGCCCCCACCACACTGTCACTCTCAGGCTGCCAGCGCACAATCATTATGGGCCCCAATGGCGCAGGGAAGAGCTTGTTAATGCGTTTGGCCCACGGCTTGCTAAGCCCGAGCAATGGCCACGTTACTTGGCAAGGAGAGCCACCCGCCCAGGCCATGGTGTTTCAGCAACCGGTGCTACTGCGCCGTTCGGCAATGGATAACTTAACCTATGCCCTGGCGGTCAGTGGGGTACCCCGCCGGCAACGCAAACCTTTGGCCAAGCAGGCACTTGATAAATTTGGCTTAGTCGCGCTTGCTAAGCGTCCTGCCCGGGTGCTTTCCGGTGGCGAACAGCAGCGCCTTGCGCTTGCTCGTGCTTGGTTACTTAACCCTGCCGTATTATTTCTAGATGAGCCTACCGCTGCCTTAGATCCCGCCGCTATTAAAGCAGTTGAAGATGCGGTCAATGAGTTTCATCAGAACGGCACACGCATCATTATGACCACCCACGATCTGCATCAAGCCCGCCGCTTAGCCGATGAGGTGGTGTTTATGTATAGCGGCCAAGTGCTAGAACACACGCCCGCTTACCGCTTTTTTAACACACCTGCGTCCACACAAGCGGAAGCCTTTCTGCGCGGCGAACTTGTTTGGTAACCCCTGGAGCTACCCGATGAACAAAACCACCACGTTGGTCACCGCTCGCTGTTTAGCCTCAAGTGTACTGGGCCTATCGTGGAGCGCCTCGCTGCTCGCTAACGAGGAATTCATTGTCCTTGCATCAACGACGTCGACCGAAAACTCAGGTCTATTTGAGGCAATTATTCCCACCTTCACCAACGCCACGGGCATTGATGTACGTGTCATCGCCGTTGGCACAGGACAAGCATTTGAAATTGCGCGCCGTGGAGATGCTGACAGCTTGCTAGTACATGACACGGCAAGTGAAGAACAGTTTGTTGCCGATGGTTACGCCAGCGAGCGCCTGGACGTCATGTATAACGACTTTGTAATAGTCGGACCCAGCGATGACCCCGCAAACATTAGCAGTAGTGCCAACGTCGCCGAGGCGTTTGCACACATTGCGCAAAGTGGATCACCCTTTGCATCCCGAGGAGATGATAGTGGCACCCACCGTGCCGAACTGCGTTTATGGAAAGATGCAGAGGTGACTCCCCAAGGGGCATGGTATAGGGAGTTAGGAAGCGGTATGGGACCAACCCTAAACACCGCCGCAGGCATGAATGCCTATACGTTCACTGACCGTGCAACCTGGGTGGCGTTTAAAAACCCGCAAGACTTAACGCTTTTATTTGAAGGCGACAATGCGCTATTTAATCAGTACGGCAGCCTGCTACTTTCTGAACAGCAATACCCGCACTTGAAGCACGATTTAGCGGCTCAGTGGCACCAGTGGCTAGTGTCTGAAGAAGGCCAGCAAGCGATTGCCGATTTTACTGTCAACAGCCAACCGCTCTTCTTCCCTAATGCGCAGTCGTCTTCTAACCCACCATAGCGCTGTTTATAAGTAAAAGCGGCCTGAGTCACAAGGACCCAGGCCGCTTTTTAACTTCAGATAACGTGCCTGCTAACCGTATTTGCTAACACTCCCTGCTAGCGCAGCAAGTCGCGCACATCCTTCGCTTCCCAATGCGGAAAATGCTTGCGCACTAGCGCGTTCAAATCACGCTCAAAGGCAGCCCAATCGGTAGCGCCACTCACCTGCTCGCGGGCATCGGCAGTGCCACGAATCATGCCAGCGCCAACCGTTACGTTGGTCAGCCTGTCGATGATGATAAAGCTGCCGG containing:
- the cmoA gene encoding carboxy-S-adenosyl-L-methionine synthase CmoA; amino-acid sequence: MSDASYRDAIFSTPLDKVARFSFDEQVVACFPDMIRRSVPGYGQILGMLSLIAQRHLRHGAHVYDLGCSLGASGLALAGALPADAFRYTGVDLSPAMVARAKQTFLEECPDHAMQVEEADIRTLEYVPSGMIILNFTLQFLPPADRDALLKRLFDALEPGGVLILSEKTIDADERDNAWRVERYHDFKRANGYSDMEISQKRTALENVLIPDTLDALHGRLAQAGFPRSMTWFQYLNFTSLIAFKEG
- the cmoB gene encoding tRNA 5-methoxyuridine(34)/uridine 5-oxyacetic acid(34) synthase CmoB, whose protein sequence is MALLPDDHRVLYQAFLDQASQDAALTPWLAKLPEQLANGLDRQRHGDLSAWEKAVAKLPALPEERHVDLTSDTVSIDVALSDSQKRQCFNLLRKLSPWRKGPFRLGGIEIDTEWRSDWKWQRVAPHLAPLKYRKVLDVGGGSGYHAWRMAGEGASFVLVIDPSPRFYWQFQAVRHFVGEADGGRTQFLPVGIEDVPEKLAFFDTVFSMGVLYHRPSPLEHLQQLKEALAPGGELVLETLVVEGDEQTVFVPGERYAAMPNVYFLPSSKALCHWLTRCGFTNVRVVDEAVTTLEEQRSTEWMTYQSLADFLDPNDPTRTIEGYPAPRRAVIIANKPTAVISSPT
- a CDS encoding zinc metallopeptidase; its protein translation is MFIVLIVLALAIFILPNLWAKWVLKRHTRGRDDYPGTGAELAEHLLRRLGVEGVSVERTEFGDHYDPESRCVRLTPEHYDGRSLTAVTVAAHEVGHAIQHHEGYAPLLARSRLVQVAQKAEKLGAILMMAAPFLFVLTRLPGGLAVVIAMAVISFGTAALVHLVTLPVEFDASFNRALPLLKEYVPPYDMPGARHVLTACAFTYVAASLASVMNLGRWLVILRR
- a CDS encoding App1 family protein, encoding MAWYHQWASFAKRLAHVIAKPMKRDSGHGGMMVHPYRGYGSQQEVFVMGRVFRQAALGRAIPRRGMLRDTADVARRIFRRGLANAKVDIRIGENQLCLTTDRDGYFDAHLPISTALPVDISWHRADIMVHADGHSPIRTSVEVYVPPPEADLLVISDIDDTVMFTGVAEKLKMLYRLFVRKPHRRTAFPGVASLYQALYRGQTEKAERPILYVSRGPWAIYEMLETFFQLNRIPVGPILFLREWGISLRRPWPRRAEAHKRDLIDRMLALYHDMPCILIGDSGQHDPEVYTEVVKAYPTRIKAIYIRRVDKDPKREQAIQRLRAELAHTDCELVLAADSILIAEHAHAKGDISARGLQAVQRDVEAHHNEPE
- a CDS encoding type 1 glutamine amidotransferase domain-containing protein, producing MKQALNGKRVAILATNGFEESELSVPRAALQKEGVEVHVVSVDGKAIRAWAETDWGDTYEADTSLADANESNYHALVLPGGLFNPDELRLNEDALAFVKAFFQAGKPVAAICHAPWILINAELVKGRKMTSVPSVAQDLRNAGANWVDESVVVDSGLVTSRTPKDLDAFNAKLLEELQEGRHSGQHA
- a CDS encoding ABC transporter permease → MPASDNPFSTAFALILGMDQSLITIVILSLQVSLIAVLIASLLALPFGAALALWRFPGRNLLIVILNALMGLPPVVAGLCVYLLLSRAGPLGQFGLLFTPTAMVIAQVILVFPIIAALTRQQVETLHNEYAEQLRSLGLNQLRMMPTLLWDARFGLLTVILAGFGRASAEVGAVMIVGGNIDGVTRVMTTSIVLETSKGNLPLALGLGIVLLSLVTLINGLAHTVSETAKRRLG
- a CDS encoding ATP-binding cassette domain-containing protein yields the protein MNASVFPPSLMTTVPTLHFEQVSFAHRGNRLLAPTTLSLSGCQRTIIMGPNGAGKSLLMRLAHGLLSPSNGHVTWQGEPPAQAMVFQQPVLLRRSAMDNLTYALAVSGVPRRQRKPLAKQALDKFGLVALAKRPARVLSGGEQQRLALARAWLLNPAVLFLDEPTAALDPAAIKAVEDAVNEFHQNGTRIIMTTHDLHQARRLADEVVFMYSGQVLEHTPAYRFFNTPASTQAEAFLRGELVW
- a CDS encoding substrate-binding domain-containing protein, which produces MNKTTTLVTARCLASSVLGLSWSASLLANEEFIVLASTTSTENSGLFEAIIPTFTNATGIDVRVIAVGTGQAFEIARRGDADSLLVHDTASEEQFVADGYASERLDVMYNDFVIVGPSDDPANISSSANVAEAFAHIAQSGSPFASRGDDSGTHRAELRLWKDAEVTPQGAWYRELGSGMGPTLNTAAGMNAYTFTDRATWVAFKNPQDLTLLFEGDNALFNQYGSLLLSEQQYPHLKHDLAAQWHQWLVSEEGQQAIADFTVNSQPLFFPNAQSSSNPP